In Terriglobales bacterium, the genomic stretch CTGGTGCTCATCAGCTTCTGGCACAAGACCTCGGCGAACCCGAAGGTCGTCCGCATGCCTCGGCGGAACTGAAGACCTGCCAAAAGACACGTAAATTTTTCTCTCCACACCCTGCTGCCCTGGCGGACTGCAACGCCTAACGCGTTGATGACACAGGGAAAAGCTTGCCCGCCTGATTTGGCTAATCACTTGCGCTTACCAGGTCGCAGGGAGTTGGGAGGAGTATCTATGGCAGACGCAGCAAGGAACCTGGAATCGCGCCCGGTCGAGCAGGAGCAGCAGTACTGGCGGCCGGCGCTCGAGCGTCGCGGGCACAATCCGGAGACGGAGCTGTGCGCGCGCTGCGGCACCGAATTCATCATCGGCTCGCGCTTCTGCTACGTCTGCGGCGCGGACCGCGACCTGCCCGGACTGAAGGGCTCGCGGACCATGCCCCGCGTCGACTGGAAGCGCTACCTCGACTACAGCCGGCTGCAGGAACGGCTTGGCCTGGGCACGGCCTCGCTGGTGGCATTCCTGGCTGGCTGCCTGTGCCTCCTGTCCGCGGCGCTCACCGGCGTGATGTACACCGCCACCACCATGATCGACTGGGAAGCGGTGCAGGCGTGGCGCATGCAGTGGCTGCTGGCCGCCATCGCGCTGTTCGTCGGCGGCATGCTGCTGAAGAAGCCGGTCGCCAAGACGGAATAGAGTTGTCCCACCCGTCCGCTGCGGCGGACAAAAGAAGGCGACGCGCAGGGCGTCGCCTTTTTTCTTTGCGGAAGCCGGACTACTTCGGCTCGCTGGCCTGGCTCTTCTCGTCTTCGTCGTGCTCTCCGTCCTTGTCCGACTTTTCCGCCTTCTCGGACTTCTCGGCCGCGGCTTGCGTCACGGTGAGCTCGCGGGCCAGGTACTTGTCGCCCTGGAAGACGGCGACCACGTTGACCTTCGCGCCCACGGCGAGGTCGTCGCGGCCCTCGACCGTGGCGCGGTCGAAGGCGATCTCGTAATTCTTCCCGTCCGTCTCGTTCTCGATCGCCATGGTCGAAGACTTCACGTCCAGGTAGGTGATGGAGCCGCCGAAGCGAAAGGCCGCGCCAGGCACCGCCAGGATCGTGACCTTCTGCGCGACGCCGCGGTTGGCGCGCTCGGGGGCGAACTGCACGCTGACGAGCGACCCCGGCTTCAGGTCCTGCGGCGTGCCGGGCTGCTCGTTCTCCTTCATGACCTTGGTGTCTTTGTTGACGCTGAAGCGGATGGGCTGCGAGGAGAGCCGGTCGCGCATCAGGATCTGCCCTTTGCGCGTGTCGAAGCCGAGGAGCTGGCCGTCGGCGTCTGCCGGGTTGTTCTGCGTGACCACGCGGATGCTGCGCGCGAAGATCTTCGGCCCGTCGAGCTGGCTGTCGACGTAGACGCGCGAGCCCTTCTTGATGGCGAGCTGCGTGGTCTCGACGCCGTCGCGGTAGATCCTGGTGCGCTCGTCGAACAGGAACTTCATCTTGCCGCCGCCGAACGGCTCGACCGTCATGCGGTTGCGGATCTGGTCGATGCTGCGGACCGTGCCCCCCACCAGCGTCACCTTGCTCTTGGGCAGTGGCGGGACCTCCAGCAGCGGGTCGTTTTCGACCGTCGCGCTGTCCGCCGGCGTCGGGGCGGGCTGCTCGGCCTGCGGCTGCGAGTTCGGGGGAGCTGCCGCCGGCGAGGAGGAACTCTGGGACATCACTACGCCCGGCAACAACATCAGTACTAGGGCTGGAACAAGACGGTTCATGGGGGCTCCTGCCTTACGCGTGAGTAGATGCGCGTCCGGCTCTAAGAGTTAGCAGCCAGCAGCAGCCCTCGATGCATCCCAGCAGATACCCGGAGCCGGCAGGCTCCGCGGAGGTCCCATGTCCGTGCGGTCCCGCATCGTTTCTGCAACCCGGAAGCTGCTTCCCCTGCTGGCCTGTGCCGCGCTCGCCGCGACGGCCGCCGGCGGCGACTTGCGCATCACGCTCCCCAAGCGCACCAAGCCGACGCCGGTGCAAAATCTCAACCGCGAAGGCGTGAAGGCGGTGGAGAAACACGATTACGAGAAGGCCAAGCGCCTGTTCTACAAGGCCTACCTGCTCGACCCCGACGATCCGTTCACCCTCAACAACCTCGGCTACATCGCGGAGCTCGAGGGCGACGTGGAGCGCGCGCAGCGTTACTACGAACTCTCGCAGCAGATGGATTCCGAAGCTCTGGTCGACAAGTCGCCCACCGAAGAGATCATCGGGAAGCCAGTCGCCCAAGTCGCCGGCAACGCCGCCCCCAACAACCTCCAGGTGAACCGGTTGAACGTGGCGGCCATCGGCCTGCTGCAGAAGGACCGCGCGCCGGAAGCCGACGTCCTGCTCTCCCGGGCGCTCCAACTCGACCCCACCAATCCCTTCACGCTGAATAACCTGGGCTTCGCCAAGGAGAAGGAAGGCGAACTGGAGACCGCGCTCGGCTACTACACCAAGGCCGCGAACACGAACTCGGACGAGGCAGTCGTGGTGACCGTGCACTCGAGCTGGCGCGGCAAGCCCATCCGCGAGATCGCGCGCAACAATGCCGAGAAGGTCCGCGAGCTGCTCAGCCGCCCCGACAACCTGGACGACCGCGTCGCGCGCCTGAATCTGCAGGGCGTCTCCGCCATCAATCGCAACGATCGCCGCGGCGCGCGGCAGTTCTTCCAGCGGGCGTATCAGCTGAAGAAGGATGACGCGTTCACGCTCAACAACATGGGCTACCTCGCCGAGATGGATGGCGACCGCGAGACCGCAGACTACTTCTACTCCAAGGCGCAAGAAGCGGAACGTTCCGGCGACAAGGTCGGGATCGCCACCCGCAAGGAAGCCGAGGGCAAGCCGCTCATGCAGGTGGCGGCCACCTCGACCGAGGTCGTTGCCACCCGCATGCAACGCGACCTGGAGGCCAAGCGCCGCCAGGGCGGCCCGGTCGTGCTCCGCAAGCGCTCCGGCGAGGCGGTGGTCGAGCCGGCTCAGCCCAAGCGGCGGACGCGGCGCGAGGGCACCGATGTCGTGTCCATCCCGGTCCCGCGCGCGAACGAGTCGTTCACGCCCGAGAACGCCGCACCGGCAACCACCGAGCCTGCGACCACCACCCCGGCGGTCGAGCTGCCGCAGGCGCAGCAACCCGTTGTCACGCAGCCGGAAGAGCCGCAGCTCGTCACCCCGCAGGAGCTCGAGCAGCCGCCGAATCCCACGACCTCGAACGAACCGCCGAGATAAGTCTTCAGGCTTCAGGAAAGTCAAAGGCCGCCTCAACGGGCGGCCTTGGCTTTTGCTGAAGCCTGACGTCTGAAGTCTGCAGTCTGGTTCTAGTGGATCTTCTCCAGCGCATCCTGCGCCGGCCGTGGCTGGTCGTCCATCCGGAACAAGTGGTTCACCGGCCCGGCGCCCTTGCCGATCTTCGCCGCGCGCGCGATGGCGCTGGAAACGTACGCCTTCGAAAGCACGACAGCGTCGTCGAGGTCGCGGCCCAGCGCGAGATGGCACGCCAGCGCGGTCGCGAAGGCGCACCCCGTGCCGTGCGTCGAGGTCGAGCGCTGCCGGTCGGAGGCGAACTCGTGCACCTTGCCGCCCACGCTGAGCACATCCACCGGCTTGTCGAGGTGGCCGCCGGTCACCACCACGTTCTTCGCCCCGAGTTTGTGCAGGGCCGCGGCCGCGGCCCGCATCTGCTCGACGTTGGTCACCGCCATGCCGGCCAGCGCGCCGGCTTCGTCGATGTTCGGCGTGATGATGGTCGCGAGCGGCAGCAGCTCCTTCCGCATCTTCTCCACGCCCTTGCCGTCGAGCAGCGGCTCGCCGGAAGACGAGGTGATCACCGGGTCGAGCACCACGTTGGGGATCTTGCTGCCCTTCAGGAAATCCACGACCGCGGCTACGCCGTCGCTCGAGCCCAGCATGCCGATGCGCACCGCGGCGAAATTGAAGTCGGCCGCCAGCTCCTTCAGCGTCTCGCGGATCAGCTTGCCCGAGACCGCCTCCGAGCGACGCACGCCTTGCGTCGACTGGACGGTCAACGCGGTCACGCAGCCCACCCCGTAGCAGCCGTGGGCGGCGATGGTCTTGATGTCGGCGGTGGTGCCGGCGCCCGAAGACGGGTCGAAGCCGGCGATGGTCAGCACGATTGGCGGGCTTGGAGGCATGAAATTGCGAATGTAGCGAAAACAGTGGCGAGTGGCTAGTGGTTAGTGGCTGGTTGGAGCAACATTTTTTCCGACAGCCCCAGCGTTCCCGAGCAGTCTGCCACGACACCTCCAGTTTGACCTTCGAACCTTGAACCTCGGTGTCTTAGCGCCTCCTCGCGGGCAGCCGCACCCGACGCCCCGAACGCCCCTCCCCTGTCCGAATGCCTGCCATCCCACCGTCCAACCCCTCAGGCCTCCAGGCATCTAATTACCCTGTCTCGGGCGTTTGTTCCTCCCCTCCCTCTTGCGCCCTTCATCCCGAGACCGGCCAGAACTGGCGGTGTGGTAACCGCGCAACACGCTGAACCACGCCTCAGTATTAAGGCTTGACTTTACGTTCTTTATTTTCATAGAATTACCAACAGTGGGAGGGGAGAGACTATAGAGAAACGAGGAACGCTGAATGCGACGAGGACTAGCCACCATCCTGGCGACTGTGTGTCTGGCCGCCAACCTGATGGCGGGACCCGTTACAACCGGCTCCAGCTCTAAGGAAGTCACCTCCAAGCCGTACCAAGTCGGGCGGGCCTCATGGTACGGAAAGCAGTTCCACGGCAGATCCACTGCCAGCGGCGAGCCTTACGACATGTTTCAGTTCACCGCCGCCCACCGCCAACTTCCTCTAGGGACATGGGTTAGGGTCACGAACCTGCGGAATGGCCGGTCCATCACGGTACGCGTCAACGACCGGGGGCCATACGTCGGCAACCGCATCATCGACCTGTCTTACGGCGCGGCCCAGATGCTCGACCTCAGGGCGCGCGGCACCGAGAAGGTCCGGCTCGATATCGTCAACGGCGAGGAAGTGGCCCGGAACGTAGGAGCCCGATAGGTGATACATTAGGCCCGATGGCCGAACAGCACAGAGCCAGCCAGAAGCCCCCGGAAACGGGGGCTTTCTTCTTGCCCGCCACCCCGGCAGACCGCCTGATCGTCGCCCTCGACGTCTCGTCGGTCGCTGAGGCCCAGCGCATCGTCGGGGCCGTGGGACCAAGCGCTGCGACCTTCAAGGTCGGCAAGCAGCTCTTCGTGGCGGAGGGGCCGCGGGCGGTCCGGGACCTGGTGGCTTCCGGCCGCAAGGTCTTCCTCGACCTCAAGTTCCACGACATCCCGAACACGGTCGCCGGGGCCGTAAAGGCCGCAGCGGAGCTCGGCGCCTCGATGGTGACCGTCCATGCCTCCGGCGGGGCGAAGATGCTCAAGGCGGCCGCAGAGGCCGCTGCCACGGCCCCTAATCCGCCGCTGGTGCTCGCCGTGACCGTCCTGACCAGCATGGGCCAGCAGGACCTCGAGGAGGTCGGCGTGGCGGGCCGCCCCCTCGACCAGGTGCTGCGGCTGGCTTCCCTGGCCCGCATCGCCGGCTGTACCGGGATCGTCGCCTCGCCCGAGGAAGTCGGCGAGATTCGCCGCCAGCTCGGCAAGGGCTTGGTTATCGTCACGCCGGGGGTGCGCCCGGAGGGCACCGCCAAGGGCGACCAGAAGCGCGTGGCCACGCCGGCAGAGGCTATCCATGCCGGGGCGAATTATCTGGTGGTCGGCCGACCCATCACCAAGGCGCCCGACATAGGCAAGGCCGCCAAGGCCGTGCTCGACGAGATCGCAGCGGCAAAGTAAAAGGCGCGCCGCAGCGCGCCTTGCTGACCACTGGCCACCGACCACTGGACATTGCTCCTACAGCTTTTCGAAGAACTCACACGCCGAGCACGAGATGTAGATCCCGCCCGGGACGTTCCGCTCGCGGTCCTTCATGCGCTTTACGATGCGGGTCGGCTTGCCGCACTTGGGACAATCCGTGGACTTGGTGGTGTCCATCACCTTCTTGCGGTCGGCAGTCTTCGCGACCTTTACCATTGCGTTCTCCTGACAGAGTCGTCCCCGCTGGGCCGGGACGTTAGGTTTTACGGGAGCAAAACAGGGTTTGTACTCGCGCTACTAGATTTTACATGAGTGCCCGGATTCTGTAACCCGGGGCGGCCTGCGGCATCTATTGAGAGCACCGGTTATCATCCTGACTCAACCGAAGGAGACTGCATGAAGCGTATTTCCGGGATCCTGATCATCCTCACCCTGGCGGCCGCCGCGGCGTTCGCCGGCGAGATGAAGCCGCAGACCATCAACGGCCACCTGGTCGACGTCGCCTGCGCCAGCGAGAATGCCGAGAAGCCCAAGGCCGATTTCGCCATGAAGCACTCCAAGAAGTGCCTCACCATGCCGGAATGCGAAGAGAGCGGCTACGCCGTCGTGACCGCCGACAACAAGGTCATCAAGTTCGACAAGGAATCGAACGAGATGGCCAAGAAGCTGATCGCTTCCACCGACAAGGACAAGGACTGGAAGGTCTCGGTCACCGGCACCATGAACAGTGACAATACCCTCAAGGTCTCCAAGCTCGACTTGAAATAGCGGGTTCGTGGAAAGGCGGGCGCTGTCGCCCGCCTTTTTCCTTTCCGCGGCCCTCGCCGCGCGTTGACCCTGCTGCGGCCCGCCTGATACCTTTCCCTGTTCCAGTTCTCCCCGCCGCCACGGCAGTATCGCGGCTAAATCCGCACTCATAAGCGAGTCCCCAATGGCATTCAAGTTCAAGGGAGTGGACTTCATCGAGTTCGATTCCCTGCTCTCCGACGACGAGCGCCTCGTCCGCGACAACACCCGGCAGTTCATCGAAGACAACCTCATCCCCATCATCGAGCAGTGCAACCGCGAAGGCCGCTTCCCCAAGGAACTCATCAAGCCGTTCGGAGAGATGGGCTTTTACGGCGCGTCGCTCAAGGGCTACGGCTGCGCCGGCATGTCGAACGTGGAATATGGCCTCGTCATGCAGGAGCTGGAGCGCGGCGACAGCGGCGTGCGCAGCTTCGTGAGCGTGCAATCCGCGCTCTGCATGTATCCCATTTACGAGTTCGGGTCCGAAGAGCAGAAGCAGAAGTATCTGCCCGGCATGGCGACCGGCGAGATCCTCGGCTGCTTCGGCCTGACCGAGCCGCAGTTCGGCTCCAACCCCGGCGGCATGCTCACGACCGCCAAGAAAGACGGCGACGGCTACATCCTCAACGGCGAGAAGATGTGGATCACCTCCGGCACCATCGCCGACATCGCCATCATCTGGGCCAAGGTGAAGGACGAGGACAACAAGATCCGCGGCTTCATCGTCGATTGCAAGACGCCCGGCTTCAGCGCGTTCGACGTCCACGGTAAGTGGTCGCTGCGCGCCTCCGTCACCTCGGGGCTCTCCATGCAGGACGTGAAGGTCCCCGCGTCGGCCCTGCTGCCGAAGTCCGGCGGGCTGAAGTCGCCGCTGATGTGCCTGAACCAGGCCCGCTACGGCATCGCGTGGGGCGGCATCGGCGCGGCCATGAGCTGCTACGACACCGCGCTCCAGTACTCCAAGGAGCGCAAGCAGTTCCGCAACCAGCCCATCGCATCTCACCAGCTCGTGCAGGAAAAGCTCGCCTGGATGATCAACGAGATCACCAAGGGGCAGCTGCTGGTGCTGCAGGTCGGCCGCCTGAAAGACGCCGGCAAGTCCCAGCACTACCACATCTCCATGGCCAAGCGGAACAACATCTGGATGGCGCTGGAGTGCGCCCGCATGGCGCGCGACATCCTGGGCGCCAACGGCATCGCCGACGACTACCCCATCATGCGCCACATGATGAACCTGGAGTCGGTGAAGACCTATGAAGGCACGCACGACATCCATACTTTGATCATCGGCGCCCAGGTCACGGGCATCGACGCGTTCTAGGAGCAGGAATGGCAACGGCCACCGACGTGAAGGACAAGAAGACTTTCTCGCAGAACCTGGAGTTCGAGCTCGCGCTCGAGTTCGTGCGCGTGGTGGAAGATGCCGCCATCGCGTCGGCACACATGATGGGCCAGGGCGACCGCAAGGGCGCCGACCACGTGGCCACCGAAGCGATGCGGCGCACCATGGACTCGGTCCCGATGCGCGGCACCATCGTCATCGGCGAGGGCGAGCGCGACGAGGCGCCGATGCTCTACATCGGCGAGAAGGTCGGCGCGGGCTGGAAGGATGGCGCCGGCTTCCCCGAGGTCGATATCGCCGTCGACCCGCTCGAAGGCACCAATCTCTGCGCCACCGGCTCGCCGAACGCCATCACCGTGCTCGCGGCCTCCGAAAAAGGCGGGCTGCTGCACGCGCCCGACTGCTACATGGAGAAGCTCGTGGTCGGCCCGTCCTGCAAGGACTGCGTCTCGCTCGACGCGCCGGTGAAGGACAACCTCGCCGCCATCGCCAAGCGGCTCGACCGCAGCGTGCAGGATCTGGTCGTCATGGTGCTCGACCGCCCTCGCCACGAAAAGCTCATCAAGGACATTCGCGCCGTCGGCGCGCGCATCAAGCTCATCACCGACGGGGACCTCTCGGCCGGCATTGCCGCGGCAGTCATCGGCTCGGGCGTGCACGCCGTCATGGGCTCGGGCGGCGCTCCCGAAGGCGTCATCACCGCCGCCGCCATGCGCTGCCTCAACGGCGAGATCTTCGCCCGCCTCGTCATCGACAAGCCGGAACTCGAAGAGCGCATCGCCAAGATGGGCATCCAGGACAAGAACAAGATCTACACGTCCAAGGACCTGGCGCCCGGCAAACACATCATCTTCGCCGCCACCGGCGTCACCGAAGGCGCGCTGATGAAGGGCGTCCGCTTCTTCGGCGAGGGCACCCGCACTTCGTCGCTCATCATGACGCTCGCCACCGGCAAGGTGCGGTTCGTCGATTCCATCCACCTGGCTAAGCGGCCGGACGTGAAGGTGCGCTTCTCGTAGTCCCCACGATCGTGTGGCGGCGGGCGGCCTCGCCCGCCTCTTTTCTTGGTGACCAACGCCGCGGTTCGGCGTCTATCCCCCAACGCCGCCCCCATGGCCGGCTGCGGCTCTCCTCGGAGGTTCTTATGAAGCGCAATATGGCGTTCCGGTTCCTGGGCGCGCTGCTGGTGCTGGTCGGGCTGGTGCTCTTCCAGGAAGCGGTCCACGCCTCCGACGCCATTCGCGGCACCTGGACAGCAGAATGGCGTCTCGACCGGGACAAGGACGACGACGCCGCCAAGCCCGCCAAGTACGAGCTGCAGCTCAACATGAGCCGCGGCGGCCGCAAGAATTACAACATGGGCCAGGGCTACGACCTCAGCGCCTTCCAGGGCCTGACCGAGCAGCAGGTCAAAGGCGCGAAGAACGACGTCCACTTCCAGCTCGTGCGCGACGCCGGGACCATTGCTTTCGAAGGCTTTTTCAGCAGCGGCATGGGCGCCGGCCAGTTCACCTTCACGCCCAGCGCCGACTACGCCGCCAAGATGCAGAACCTCGGCTTCGAGTGCCGCGACGAGAAGCAGTTCGAAATGGCTGCCCTCGACGTCTCGCTTGCCTACGCGCGCGAGTTCCGCGAGCTCGGCCTGAGCCGCGAATGCCAGAAGTTGATCGAGGGCCGCATCTTCAACGTGAACCGCCAGCAGGTGGAAGAGCTCAAGGCGCTCGGCTACACCAACCTGCCGCTCAGTAAACTGGTCGAGCTGCGCATCTTCCACGTCGACGCCGCGTACATCCGCCAGCAGCGCGCCGCGGGCGTCGAATCCCTGCAGAAGATGATCGAAAGCAGGATCTTCAACATCACGCCGGAGTTCCGCAAGCAGTTCGCCGACATGGGCTACACCAACCTCACGCAGGAACAGCTCACGGCCTTCAAGATCCACGGCGTCACGCCAGAGTTCATCCGCGAGATGCGCGCGCTCGGCTTCACCGACCTGAGCCCCGACAAGCTGCAGGAGTTCCGCATCTTCGGCGTAGGCGCGCGCCAGATCGAGGACCTGAAGGCGGTCGGCTACACCGGCCTCTCCGCCGACCAGCTCGTCGCCTTCAAGATCCACGGCGTGGACTCGGAGTTCATCAAGAAGGTGAAGAAGTACGGCTACGCGCACCCCTCCCCCGACCGGCTCGTCGAGATGAAGATCCTCGGCATCCGCGTGCACGACAACGATAAGGACAACGATCGCGACGACGACGAGCGCGATCCCATCTGACTGCTGACAATGACAAAAGGCCTCCCGCTTGGGAGGCCTTTGTACTCGGTACTCGGTACTATCCCTTCGGCAGTTTCGGGATCGGCGGCCAATCAATGCCGCTGCCCTCTTTGAATGCCACCGTCTCCTCGATGCGCCGGTTGCCGTCGTGCACCGCAAACTTGCGATGGTCCCCCGCCGATGAGTGGCTCCAGAACGACACGCCCGCGTAGGCGCCGTCTTTCCGCAGGATGTAATACACCATGTCGATGAAGCGCAGCTTGGTCCAGTCGTTGTTGTAATTGCGCGCGATGCGCGCCATCACTTCCAGGCCCGCGTCCTTCGGCGACATCCCCTTGCGCATGTTTTCCACGATGGAGTGCGCGCCCGCGACCTTGATGTTCTCCTCGCCCGAGCCCGTCGCGCCCGCCGAGCCGACCTCCTGGTCCGTGTAGCAGCCCGCGCCGATGATGGGCGAGTCGCCAAGACGTCCAGGGATCTTCCACGACAGGCCGCTGGTGGTGGTCGCGCCCGACATCTCGCCCTTCTCGTTCACCACCGAAACATGGATGGTCCCGGTCTGCGGATGCAGCACCTTGTAGATCGCGTCGGGCTGCTCTGCTTCCGGGATGCCCAGCCGCGTGGCGACCTCGCGCATGTGGTCGAGCTTGCGGTCCCAGAAGTCGGCCGCGGTCTTGGGTGCGTCCGCTGGGTATTGCCACGCCGGCGAAGCGAGACCGGGTCCCCACCAATCCTGGTCCGACATCGTCTCTTTCCACAGCAGCCAGATGCGGCGCGACTTGTCGGTCAGCAGGTTCTCGCGCGGGAAGCCCTGCGCCACCGCGAACCGCTCCGCCCCCTCGGCGACCAGCATCACGTGGCCGGTACGCTCCATCACTGCCTTGGCCAGCAGGCACACGTTCTTGATGTTGCGCACGCCGCCGACCGAGCCCGCGCGCCGCGTCGGGCCATGCATGCAGCACGAATCCAACTCCACCACGCCTTCCTCGTTCGGCAGCCCGCCGAGGCCGACGGAATCGTCGTTGGGGTCGTCTTCCTGCGCCTTGCAGACGAACAGCGCCGCGTCGAGCGTGTCGCCGCCGCGCTGCAACATCGTGTACGCGCCGTCGATCGACTGGTTCCCGGTCGTCTTGCAGAGGATGACCGGGCGCTTGCCGGTCGGCTGCGGCGCCGCCGCCTTCGCGCCGGGCTGCTGCGCCTCGAGCGCGAGCGAGACCGACGTCATGGCGGTAGTGGCGAGGAAATCGCGGCGGGTGATCGTCATAGACGCCTCCGTGCGTGGGAGCAACCGAATGTTGTATCACGGAGACACGAAGGGCGCGGAGAAACTCCGCGCCCTTCCGCCGGCGCTAACCGGCGATCTTCTGTGCGGTGTTCTGGTCCGCGCGGAAGCGCAGCAGCGCGCCGATATTCCCCGCGCGCTCGAACTCCTCATCCCCGCGAATGTGGACGAGTTGCACGCCGTCGCGCACCGTGCGCGCTACCAGCGCGTCGGTGACGTCGGGGACCTCGCGCGTCGCCTGGCCGCAGACGGCGCAGCTCCGCACCATCCGGGTGTCCAGGTGTCCGCAGTTGGCGCACTCGGTGACGGTGGCGGCGAAGTGCTCGCCCAGCAACAGCCGTTGGATCTCGCCGCGCTCCAGCGAGTTCAGCACGTGCTTCAGCCCTAGCGAGCCGCGGCCGTTGCGGCTCGCCTCGCCGATGACCTCGCGCACCAGCGCCTCCTGCTCCGACTGCCGGCGCTCCTCCAGCATGCGCTCCGCCTCGTCGCGGACGGCATCGGCCGTCGCGATCGTCGGATCGGTGACGAACCACCCCAGCAGCCGCTGCTTCAGCGACGTCGGCAAGTGCGGCTCGATCTCCGGCCGGTTCTCGCCATGGCAGCCGATCGCGAGCAGGTCGAACGCGCCCGCCAGCGCCTGCGCCTGGAGCTGCTCGAGCACGCTCTTGTAGTGCCGCATCGCCTCGTTGTCGACGTGGCGCTCACGGCGGCCGGCTTCGTAGCCGCCCCAGCCATCGCTCTTCACGCGCCGCGGCGTGCTGTCGAGGATGGCGGCGCGCTCACTGACCTGGCCGAGGAAGAGGTCGAGGATGCGGGCGCGCTCGCGGTCGATGAGCGCCACGCAGGTGCGGCGCTCGCTGGAATCCATCAGCAGCGCCAGCGGCGCAAGGTGGAAGCGGGAGTTCACGATGAGGCGCGTGGCCTGCAGCCGCGCGGGCAGGTCGAACTCGCGCCAGATGCCTTTCGCCCCGCAGGCGAACACCGCCTTCGCGCGCGCGTGGTTGCCGTGCAACTGCTCCGCGAGCGCCAGGATGCGCTCCAGGTCGCCGCGCAGCGCGGGATTCGCGCCCTCGCGCTCGGCGTTGCGCAGCGCGTCGCGCACCAGGTCCTTCACCAGGATGGCTTCCTCGCGGTGCGACTTGTTCTGCGGGCGCTGCGGCTG encodes the following:
- a CDS encoding DUF5666 domain-containing protein; this translates as MNRLVPALVLMLLPGVVMSQSSSSPAAAPPNSQPQAEQPAPTPADSATVENDPLLEVPPLPKSKVTLVGGTVRSIDQIRNRMTVEPFGGGKMKFLFDERTRIYRDGVETTQLAIKKGSRVYVDSQLDGPKIFARSIRVVTQNNPADADGQLLGFDTRKGQILMRDRLSSQPIRFSVNKDTKVMKENEQPGTPQDLKPGSLVSVQFAPERANRGVAQKVTILAVPGAAFRFGGSITYLDVKSSTMAIENETDGKNYEIAFDRATVEGRDDLAVGAKVNVVAVFQGDKYLARELTVTQAAAEKSEKAEKSDKDGEHDEDEKSQASEPK
- the thiD gene encoding bifunctional hydroxymethylpyrimidine kinase/phosphomethylpyrimidine kinase, whose amino-acid sequence is MPPSPPIVLTIAGFDPSSGAGTTADIKTIAAHGCYGVGCVTALTVQSTQGVRRSEAVSGKLIRETLKELAADFNFAAVRIGMLGSSDGVAAVVDFLKGSKIPNVVLDPVITSSSGEPLLDGKGVEKMRKELLPLATIITPNIDEAGALAGMAVTNVEQMRAAAAALHKLGAKNVVVTGGHLDKPVDVLSVGGKVHEFASDRQRSTSTHGTGCAFATALACHLALGRDLDDAVVLSKAYVSSAIARAAKIGKGAGPVNHLFRMDDQPRPAQDALEKIH
- a CDS encoding septal ring lytic transglycosylase RlpA family protein, yielding MRRGLATILATVCLAANLMAGPVTTGSSSKEVTSKPYQVGRASWYGKQFHGRSTASGEPYDMFQFTAAHRQLPLGTWVRVTNLRNGRSITVRVNDRGPYVGNRIIDLSYGAAQMLDLRARGTEKVRLDIVNGEEVARNVGAR
- the pyrF gene encoding orotidine-5'-phosphate decarboxylase, with the protein product MAEQHRASQKPPETGAFFLPATPADRLIVALDVSSVAEAQRIVGAVGPSAATFKVGKQLFVAEGPRAVRDLVASGRKVFLDLKFHDIPNTVAGAVKAAAELGASMVTVHASGGAKMLKAAAEAAATAPNPPLVLAVTVLTSMGQQDLEEVGVAGRPLDQVLRLASLARIAGCTGIVASPEEVGEIRRQLGKGLVIVTPGVRPEGTAKGDQKRVATPAEAIHAGANYLVVGRPITKAPDIGKAAKAVLDEIAAAK
- a CDS encoding acyl-CoA dehydrogenase family protein; this translates as MAFKFKGVDFIEFDSLLSDDERLVRDNTRQFIEDNLIPIIEQCNREGRFPKELIKPFGEMGFYGASLKGYGCAGMSNVEYGLVMQELERGDSGVRSFVSVQSALCMYPIYEFGSEEQKQKYLPGMATGEILGCFGLTEPQFGSNPGGMLTTAKKDGDGYILNGEKMWITSGTIADIAIIWAKVKDEDNKIRGFIVDCKTPGFSAFDVHGKWSLRASVTSGLSMQDVKVPASALLPKSGGLKSPLMCLNQARYGIAWGGIGAAMSCYDTALQYSKERKQFRNQPIASHQLVQEKLAWMINEITKGQLLVLQVGRLKDAGKSQHYHISMAKRNNIWMALECARMARDILGANGIADDYPIMRHMMNLESVKTYEGTHDIHTLIIGAQVTGIDAF
- the glpX gene encoding class II fructose-bisphosphatase; the encoded protein is MATATDVKDKKTFSQNLEFELALEFVRVVEDAAIASAHMMGQGDRKGADHVATEAMRRTMDSVPMRGTIVIGEGERDEAPMLYIGEKVGAGWKDGAGFPEVDIAVDPLEGTNLCATGSPNAITVLAASEKGGLLHAPDCYMEKLVVGPSCKDCVSLDAPVKDNLAAIAKRLDRSVQDLVVMVLDRPRHEKLIKDIRAVGARIKLITDGDLSAGIAAAVIGSGVHAVMGSGGAPEGVITAAAMRCLNGEIFARLVIDKPELEERIAKMGIQDKNKIYTSKDLAPGKHIIFAATGVTEGALMKGVRFFGEGTRTSSLIMTLATGKVRFVDSIHLAKRPDVKVRFS
- a CDS encoding N(4)-(beta-N-acetylglucosaminyl)-L-asparaginase, giving the protein MTITRRDFLATTAMTSVSLALEAQQPGAKAAAPQPTGKRPVILCKTTGNQSIDGAYTMLQRGGDTLDAALFVCKAQEDDPNDDSVGLGGLPNEEGVVELDSCCMHGPTRRAGSVGGVRNIKNVCLLAKAVMERTGHVMLVAEGAERFAVAQGFPRENLLTDKSRRIWLLWKETMSDQDWWGPGLASPAWQYPADAPKTAADFWDRKLDHMREVATRLGIPEAEQPDAIYKVLHPQTGTIHVSVVNEKGEMSGATTTSGLSWKIPGRLGDSPIIGAGCYTDQEVGSAGATGSGEENIKVAGAHSIVENMRKGMSPKDAGLEVMARIARNYNNDWTKLRFIDMVYYILRKDGAYAGVSFWSHSSAGDHRKFAVHDGNRRIEETVAFKEGSGIDWPPIPKLPKG